A section of the Bacteroidota bacterium genome encodes:
- a CDS encoding DUF3341 domain-containing protein gives MLETNIIGVYEDEDVLLKAIHQIQDKGIKIKDVYSPFPIHGVFEALKLKTRMPLATFIYGVFGTIIIFGFLYWTSVVSYPLKFGGKPLNSLSFIIIIFVATIFVASFLTFMTFFIREKLGPGKTVDVIDPRSTDDKFLIVIEKEINMTAEEIDLIRKSLKESGASEINESIKEIKEKK, from the coding sequence ATGTTAGAAACAAATATTATTGGAGTTTATGAAGATGAGGATGTTTTGCTCAAAGCCATTCATCAAATTCAGGATAAAGGAATAAAAATAAAGGACGTTTACTCCCCTTTCCCGATTCACGGAGTATTTGAAGCTTTAAAACTCAAGACAAGAATGCCATTGGCCACTTTTATTTATGGGGTTTTCGGAACCATAATCATCTTTGGTTTCCTTTATTGGACTTCAGTTGTAAGTTACCCTTTGAAATTTGGGGGCAAACCATTGAATTCGCTTTCATTCATCATCATCATTTTTGTAGCTACCATATTTGTAGCCTCATTCTTAACTTTTATGACTTTTTTCATTCGTGAAAAACTTGGACCGGGCAAAACCGTGGATGTGATAGATCCACGATCGACCGATGATAAATTTCTCATCGTGATTGAGAAAGAAATAAACATGACCGCAGAAGAAATTGATTTGATAAGAAAATCATTAAAAGAAAGTGGAGCATCGGAAATCAATGAATCAATAAAGGAAATCAAAGAAAAAAAATAA
- the nrfD gene encoding polysulfide reductase NrfD, which yields MYKKEVRGILIEGNKNYGQITRDITGPLYAQTPLWWYIAISISSIAILIGALAIYRTISTGIGTWGVNNNVAWGWAIINFVWWVGIGHAGTAFSIFLLILRQKWRTSINRAAEAMTVVAVICAGLFPMLHMGRIWNAFFIFPYWNTRGPLWDNFNSPLFWDVVAISTYFMASAVFWFIGMIPDFATIRDNTTSKIKKRVYGFLSFGWIGNARGWLRFETASLLLGGLAAPLVIAVHSVVSMDFATSVMPGWHTTIFPPYFVVGAIFSGFGMVLTLMIIVRKVFKFQDYITQSHFDAIARILTFISLIMATAYTTELFIAWYGGNEYEMFTFMKNRVTGEYTIAFWTMITCNAIIPQLFWFKKIRKNITIVFIMSIFINIGMWFERYVIVVTSLSKDFLPSSWATYSPTYVEIGIFIGTLGIFITGVLLFFRYIPMIAISEVKGILKKTSN from the coding sequence ATGTATAAAAAAGAAGTCAGAGGAATATTAATTGAGGGGAATAAAAATTATGGGCAAATCACCCGTGATATTACTGGACCCCTTTATGCACAAACCCCACTATGGTGGTATATTGCCATTTCAATTTCAAGCATCGCCATTTTGATTGGGGCCTTGGCAATTTACAGGACCATTTCAACAGGAATTGGCACCTGGGGTGTAAATAATAATGTTGCATGGGGATGGGCCATCATCAACTTTGTATGGTGGGTAGGGATTGGTCATGCCGGAACCGCTTTTTCAATTTTCCTTCTTATTTTACGCCAAAAGTGGCGTACATCAATCAATCGCGCTGCTGAAGCAATGACTGTTGTAGCTGTAATCTGTGCTGGTCTTTTCCCGATGTTGCACATGGGTAGGATTTGGAATGCTTTTTTCATATTTCCTTATTGGAACACAAGAGGTCCGCTGTGGGATAATTTTAATTCTCCCCTATTTTGGGATGTTGTCGCCATTAGTACTTATTTCATGGCATCGGCTGTGTTCTGGTTTATTGGAATGATCCCGGATTTTGCGACCATCCGTGATAATACGACCTCAAAAATTAAAAAAAGGGTTTATGGATTTTTAAGTTTTGGTTGGATCGGCAATGCAAGGGGATGGTTGCGTTTTGAAACAGCCTCACTTTTATTGGGAGGATTAGCTGCGCCATTAGTAATAGCTGTTCATTCGGTAGTTTCAATGGACTTTGCAACATCAGTAATGCCGGGTTGGCATACCACCATTTTCCCGCCTTACTTTGTTGTTGGGGCTATCTTCTCAGGATTCGGAATGGTTTTAACATTGATGATTATTGTCAGAAAAGTTTTTAAATTCCAGGATTATATCACCCAATCACATTTCGATGCCATTGCCCGGATCCTGACATTCATCAGCTTGATCATGGCTACGGCCTACACTACTGAACTTTTTATAGCCTGGTACGGTGGCAACGAATATGAAATGTTCACATTCATGAAAAACAGGGTTACGGGTGAATACACCATAGCCTTTTGGACCATGATTACTTGTAATGCAATTATTCCACAACTTTTTTGGTTCAAAAAAATCCGAAAAAATATTACCATTGTTTTCATCATGTCGATTTTTATCAATATCGGAATGTGGTTCGAACGATACGTAATTGTGGTGACCTCCTTATCAAAAGATTTTCTCCCATCAAGCTGGGCAACTTATTCACCAACTTATGTTGAGATTGGAATTTTTATTGGTACGCTTGGAATTTTCATTACAGGAGTATTATTATTCTTCAGATATATACCCATGATTGCAATAAGTGAAGTAAAAGGAATTTTGAAAAAAACCAGTAATTAA
- a CDS encoding TAT-variant-translocated molybdopterin oxidoreductase, whose product MKKYWQSLEDYQRIKTNQEYVEKPEPEFSIEGMTEEEKKGKATRRDFLKMLGFTVGGAVIAASCETPVRKAIPFLNQPEEITPGIANYYASTFYDGNDYCSVLVKTREGRPIKIEGNDLSPISKGGTSARVQASILNLYDNARFKNPLKDNQEIDWGTLDSEVSSQLKFISKQGREIVLLTGTIISPSTRKLIEDFKLVYPGTKWITYDAISYQAIRLAHQKQFGAAIIPSYDFSKAKLVVGFNADFLGTWISPVEFTKQYSAARKLLNGETSMLRHIQYETTMTITGGMADHRTPMKASDEKATLLNLYNEIARLLGKTQFSISKPVVEVHKLAVELIEKIGDSMVLCGSNDEESQLIVNAINYLLGNYGKTIDLVHNIQFKQGNDIEFAELIERMNDGNVGAIIHYNANPVYNYPNAQKYVDGLNKVDLKISFAESPDETSTVCDYLAPDHNYLESWNDAEPKLGFYSMTQPSIRNIFETRQAQDSLLKWIGNDQNYQSYIEKFWEEHLFAKQSKFGTFKAFWNQSVHDGVFISEEKQNSNFAYQEAELKITEPEKDNSKYELFLYEKAGIGSGNFANNPWLQELPDPINMSTWDNYLCVSTPLAEEFGFKTEDVALINGNFEMPVLVQPGLEKNSVAIALGYGRTNAGKVGDNLGTNIYPFMTLTNGLKKLSGSSVSIEKVDGKTYPLALTQTHHTMEGRSLVRETTLEKYLKDPASGNERHAEDAKKNTTLYTKPEFTGFHWGMAIDQSSCIGCGNCVISCQAENNVAVIGKQEVRNRRIMHWIRIDRYYSEESENPEVFHQPVMCQHCDNAPCENVCPVAATPHSSEGLNQMAYNRCIGTRYCMNNCPYRVRRFNWFEYANNKDFDYNMNNDVGKLVLNPDVVVRSRGVVEKCSLCVQRIQEKKLLAKSENRQLLDGEIKTACQSSCPADAITFGNLLDPNSEISKIYENPRNYHLLEEIHTLPSTSYLTKIRNKKS is encoded by the coding sequence ATGAAGAAATACTGGCAAAGCCTGGAAGATTATCAAAGGATTAAAACAAATCAGGAATACGTTGAAAAACCGGAACCTGAATTTTCCATTGAAGGAATGACCGAAGAGGAAAAAAAAGGAAAAGCAACCCGTCGTGATTTTTTAAAAATGCTTGGGTTTACCGTTGGTGGAGCAGTAATTGCTGCAAGTTGCGAAACTCCTGTTCGTAAAGCCATCCCATTTTTGAACCAACCGGAAGAAATTACCCCTGGTATTGCAAATTATTATGCTTCTACATTTTATGATGGCAACGATTATTGTAGCGTTTTAGTAAAAACGAGGGAAGGTCGCCCAATCAAAATCGAGGGGAATGATTTATCACCCATTTCAAAAGGAGGAACCAGCGCAAGGGTTCAGGCTTCAATCTTAAATTTATACGATAACGCACGTTTTAAAAACCCACTAAAAGATAATCAGGAAATCGATTGGGGAACTTTAGATTCTGAAGTTTCATCACAACTAAAATTTATCAGTAAACAGGGAAGAGAAATTGTTTTATTAACCGGAACTATCATCAGTCCTTCAACCCGTAAATTAATTGAAGATTTCAAATTAGTTTATCCGGGCACAAAATGGATCACTTATGATGCAATTTCATATCAGGCAATTCGACTTGCGCATCAGAAACAGTTTGGTGCTGCAATTATCCCATCGTATGATTTTTCAAAAGCAAAACTAGTGGTTGGGTTTAATGCTGATTTTCTTGGCACATGGATTTCACCTGTTGAGTTTACCAAACAATATTCAGCTGCCCGTAAATTATTGAATGGCGAAACAAGCATGCTTCGTCACATCCAATACGAAACTACCATGACCATTACCGGTGGCATGGCTGATCATCGAACCCCGATGAAAGCCAGTGATGAAAAAGCAACCTTATTGAATCTTTATAATGAGATTGCAAGATTGCTTGGAAAGACTCAATTTTCAATTTCAAAACCAGTTGTTGAGGTTCACAAGCTGGCAGTGGAGCTCATAGAAAAGATAGGTGATTCTATGGTTTTGTGTGGAAGCAATGATGAAGAATCTCAATTGATTGTAAATGCCATCAATTATTTACTTGGCAATTATGGAAAAACCATCGATCTTGTTCATAACATTCAATTCAAACAGGGAAATGATATTGAATTTGCTGAATTAATCGAAAGGATGAACGACGGGAATGTAGGTGCCATCATTCATTACAACGCAAATCCGGTTTACAATTACCCTAATGCCCAAAAATACGTGGATGGGTTAAATAAAGTAGATTTAAAGATTTCATTTGCCGAATCTCCCGATGAAACCAGCACTGTTTGCGATTATTTAGCTCCCGATCATAATTACCTTGAATCGTGGAACGATGCAGAACCCAAACTGGGCTTTTACAGCATGACGCAACCCTCAATTCGCAATATTTTTGAAACCCGTCAGGCGCAGGACAGTTTACTAAAGTGGATTGGCAATGATCAAAACTATCAAAGCTATATTGAAAAATTTTGGGAAGAGCATTTATTTGCAAAACAATCTAAGTTCGGAACTTTCAAAGCATTCTGGAACCAATCGGTACATGACGGAGTTTTTATTTCCGAAGAAAAACAAAATTCAAACTTTGCATATCAGGAAGCTGAACTTAAAATTACTGAGCCTGAGAAGGATAACTCAAAATATGAATTATTCCTTTATGAAAAAGCAGGAATAGGAAGCGGAAATTTTGCCAACAATCCATGGCTTCAAGAGCTACCCGATCCTATTAACATGTCAACCTGGGATAATTACTTATGTGTTTCTACCCCTTTGGCAGAAGAATTTGGTTTTAAAACTGAAGATGTTGCACTTATTAATGGCAATTTTGAAATGCCTGTGCTCGTACAACCGGGACTTGAGAAAAACAGTGTTGCCATTGCTCTAGGTTACGGAAGAACCAACGCTGGTAAAGTTGGAGATAATTTAGGCACCAATATTTATCCATTTATGACCCTTACAAATGGGTTAAAGAAATTAAGCGGTTCATCTGTAAGTATTGAAAAGGTTGATGGTAAAACTTATCCCTTGGCACTGACGCAAACGCATCACACCATGGAAGGACGTAGTTTAGTGCGCGAAACGACCCTGGAAAAATATTTGAAAGATCCTGCATCAGGAAATGAAAGACATGCCGAGGATGCAAAGAAAAACACGACTCTTTACACCAAACCGGAATTTACCGGATTCCATTGGGGCATGGCAATTGACCAGAGTTCATGTATTGGTTGCGGGAATTGCGTGATCAGTTGTCAGGCTGAAAATAACGTGGCGGTAATCGGTAAACAAGAAGTTCGTAATCGCCGGATCATGCATTGGATCAGGATTGACCGTTACTATTCGGAAGAATCGGAAAATCCGGAAGTATTCCACCAGCCCGTAATGTGCCAGCATTGCGATAATGCACCTTGCGAAAACGTTTGTCCTGTCGCGGCCACTCCACACAGCAGTGAAGGATTAAACCAAATGGCCTATAACCGATGTATTGGAACACGTTATTGTATGAATAATTGTCCATATAGGGTGCGTAGATTTAACTGGTTCGAATATGCCAACAATAAAGATTTTGATTACAACATGAACAATGACGTTGGCAAATTGGTTTTGAACCCTGATGTGGTTGTTCGCTCACGCGGAGTTGTAGAAAAGTGCTCCTTATGTGTTCAGCGAATTCAGGAAAAAAAATTACTGGCAAAAAGCGAAAACAGGCAATTACTGGATGGTGAAATAAAAACTGCTTGTCAGTCGAGTTGCCCTGCAGACGCAATTACTTTTGGTAATTTATTGGACCCGAACAGTGAGATTTCAAAGATATATGAAAATCCAAGAAATTATCATTTATTGGAAGAAATCCATACTTTACCTTCAACCAGTTATTTGACAAAAATCAGAAATAAAAAAAGCTAA
- a CDS encoding c-type cytochrome: MKLIKHFVFINTLLLFITTPITKIHAQEGKDLFTVCAACHTIGGGTLIGPDLKGVNDRRDEAWLIKFIQNSQALVQAGDEAAVKLFAEYNNIPMPPNDLTDDQVRTLLKYIEEFDATKVVSSAMQEKPAETVSENIIEPSYLKKADARKFGTIFIIVLVLFVLALADLFITRFIKAKFVHLIVILISIFIMGEIIVIEAQGIGRQQYYEPIQPIAFSHKIHAGQNKIDCLYCHSTATKSMHAGIPSTQLCMNCHNVVKSGKITGTEEIAKIYKSLETQTPIEWIKVHNVPDHVFFSHAQHVEVGKISCNECHGPVETMDRVMQVSDLSMGWCIECHRTREVQFTNNFYKDYKKLHEEINSGKRSRVTVDLVGGEDCQKCHY, encoded by the coding sequence ATGAAATTGATAAAACATTTCGTTTTTATAAACACACTTCTCCTATTCATTACAACTCCAATAACGAAGATTCATGCCCAGGAAGGCAAGGATTTATTTACGGTCTGTGCTGCTTGCCATACCATCGGAGGGGGTACATTAATTGGCCCTGATTTAAAAGGTGTGAATGATCGCCGTGATGAAGCCTGGCTCATTAAATTTATTCAGAATTCACAGGCACTTGTGCAGGCAGGAGACGAAGCAGCCGTAAAATTATTTGCTGAGTACAATAATATTCCCATGCCTCCAAATGATTTAACTGATGATCAGGTAAGAACATTACTTAAATATATAGAAGAATTTGATGCTACGAAGGTAGTTTCTTCGGCCATGCAAGAAAAACCAGCAGAAACAGTTTCGGAAAATATCATTGAACCTTCCTATTTAAAAAAAGCAGACGCAAGAAAATTTGGTACCATATTCATTATTGTGCTTGTCCTCTTTGTATTAGCCTTGGCTGACCTGTTTATCACAAGATTTATAAAAGCCAAATTTGTACATCTGATCGTGATTTTAATTTCGATTTTTATCATGGGTGAAATTATTGTGATTGAAGCACAAGGAATTGGCCGACAACAATATTACGAACCCATTCAGCCTATTGCATTTTCACATAAAATACATGCAGGTCAAAATAAAATTGATTGTTTATATTGCCATTCAACCGCCACAAAGAGCATGCATGCAGGAATTCCATCAACACAATTATGCATGAATTGCCATAATGTGGTCAAATCAGGCAAAATCACCGGAACAGAAGAAATCGCAAAAATTTACAAATCATTAGAAACACAAACACCCATTGAATGGATCAAAGTTCATAATGTTCCTGATCATGTTTTCTTTAGTCATGCACAACATGTTGAAGTCGGCAAAATCAGTTGTAACGAATGTCATGGACCCGTCGAAACTATGGACAGGGTGATGCAGGTAAGCGATTTAAGCATGGGTTGGTGCATCGAATGCCACAGGACAAGGGAAGTTCAGTTTACAAATAATTTTTATAAAGATTATAAGAAACTGCATGAAGAGATAAACTCGGGTAAACGAAGCCGGGTAACCGTTGATTTAGTTGGTGGTGAAGATTGCCAAAAATGTCATTATTAA
- a CDS encoding transposase, translated as MPSKNKTTPIEPGKYYHIFNRGNNYENVFYLHDDYIYFLQRYKYHLKLCCESFAYTLMPNHFHFLIRVNENVEYNFFSNQMKLLMQEYTYRINNRFGRSGNLFLKPFRRLEITSDEYFKQLVFYIHYNSLKHKTSENFREYSYSSYKAILASSPTYINREEVLEWFKGKTEFVEFHNFLHNEKQLEKLIFE; from the coding sequence ATGCCATCAAAAAATAAAACAACACCAATTGAGCCCGGAAAATATTATCATATTTTCAACCGGGGGAATAATTACGAAAATGTATTTTACCTGCACGATGATTATATCTACTTTCTGCAACGATATAAATATCATTTAAAGTTATGCTGCGAAAGTTTTGCCTATACATTAATGCCCAACCATTTTCATTTTTTGATAAGGGTAAATGAAAATGTTGAATACAATTTTTTTTCAAATCAAATGAAGCTTTTAATGCAAGAATATACTTATAGAATAAACAACAGGTTTGGCAGAAGCGGCAATTTGTTCCTAAAACCATTTCGCAGGCTGGAAATTACCAGTGATGAATATTTTAAGCAATTGGTGTTTTATATTCATTACAACTCCTTAAAACATAAAACAAGTGAAAATTTCAGAGAATATAGTTATAGTTCTTATAAAGCAATTCTTGCCAGTTCACCAACATATATTAACAGGGAAGAAGTATTGGAGTGGTTTAAAGGCAAAACAGAATTCGTGGAATTCCATAACTTTTTGCACAATGAAAAGCAACTTGAAAAGTTGATATTTGAGTAA
- a CDS encoding response regulator, translated as MGNNHKIKLFLVDDDELYLKSLEIDFLQQADFDIKTFATGEQCIDHLLYNPDIIILDYHLNGINKKAMNGIETLDKIKSFNPEIPVVMLSSQDKIEVAIDCMHHKASDYVVKSETAFLRLQKTMTTIFSYNKMEKAVNWYMERM; from the coding sequence ATGGGTAACAATCACAAAATCAAACTTTTTCTGGTCGATGACGATGAACTGTATCTAAAATCATTGGAAATTGATTTTCTACAGCAAGCTGATTTCGATATTAAAACTTTTGCAACCGGCGAACAATGTATAGATCATTTATTATACAATCCTGATATAATCATATTAGACTATCATTTGAACGGCATCAATAAAAAAGCGATGAACGGAATAGAAACATTGGATAAAATAAAATCTTTCAATCCGGAGATTCCTGTTGTGATGCTGTCATCTCAGGATAAAATTGAGGTAGCAATAGATTGCATGCATCACAAAGCCTCTGATTACGTAGTGAAAAGCGAAACAGCTTTCTTGCGTTTGCAAAAAACGATGACAACCATTTTCAGTTACAATAAAATGGAAAAAGCGGTGAATTGGTACATGGAGCGCATGTAA
- a CDS encoding PAS domain S-box protein → MKTTKHHNNISQEQYARSLIEASLDPLVTISIKGKITDVNEASIKVTGISREELINTDFSNYFTDPKKAQEGYLQVFEKGFIADYPLTLKHKNGNLTDVSYNASIYKDSQGKVLGVFAAARDVTDQKWAIELRNANKELAFQNDEKEKRAAELVIANNELSFQNEVKEKRAAELVIANKELAFQNNEKEKRAAELVIANNELSFQNEVKEKRAAELVIANKELAFQNNEKEKRAAELVIANKELAFQNKEKEKQKIVNKELEAFNNMMKSASLYTLSLIEASLDPLVTINSEGKITDMNDALTNITGLTREEITDTDFLDYFTEPQKAREVYQEVFAKGSVADSPLTICHKNGKLTDVLFNGSVYKDEDGNVDGVVIVARDVTEQKRIATELKEAIVFAKKATMISEEAKNKAERATLIAEDAVKAKQLFLSNMSHEIRTPMNAIIGFTKVVLKTDLTAKQKEYLKAIKLSGDALIVLINDILDLAKVDSGKMVFEQIPFRMALSISAMLHLFETKIQEKNLKLVKEYDKNIPDVLVGDPVRLHQIILNLVSNAVKFTSKGKITVSVKLLGEDEEKVNIEFAVTDTGIGIPEAKIEKIFENFQQASSGTSRLYGGTGLGLAIVKQLVEPQGGSIHVISKINEGSTFSFTLSFLKTKAEAEAETELVEWDAEITNMKVLVVEDIALNQLLMRTLLDDFGFDCDIADNGKIAIEKMQTNSYDVILMDLQMPILNGFEATEYIRNKMNSKIPIIALTADVTTVDLAKCKAVGMNDYIAKPVDERLLYSKMVGLVKRTSIIEPDEIIINDSLNIKCTDLDYLIRRTKANPVLMMEMISLYLKQTPPLIFEMKKALKDKDWNSLYSAVHKMIPSFSIMGISADFENMAKKVQEYASTQQQSEGIPEMVKQLEKVCVQACEELEKEFNIILKTHTNG, encoded by the coding sequence ATGAAAACAACAAAACACCATAACAATATTTCTCAGGAACAATACGCCAGAAGTTTGATAGAAGCCAGTTTGGACCCTCTGGTTACTATTAGTATCAAAGGAAAAATAACTGATGTTAACGAAGCCTCGATAAAAGTTACAGGTATTTCAAGGGAAGAACTTATAAATACTGACTTTTCAAATTATTTTACGGATCCAAAAAAAGCACAGGAAGGTTACCTTCAGGTTTTTGAAAAAGGTTTTATTGCAGATTATCCATTAACCTTAAAACATAAAAACGGCAATTTAACGGATGTATCATACAATGCTTCCATTTATAAAGATAGTCAAGGAAAGGTCCTCGGCGTTTTTGCAGCAGCCCGCGATGTCACCGATCAAAAATGGGCAATTGAGTTAAGAAATGCAAATAAAGAACTCGCCTTTCAAAACGATGAGAAAGAAAAACGCGCAGCTGAATTGGTTATTGCGAACAATGAACTTTCTTTTCAAAATGAAGTGAAAGAAAAACGTGCGGCTGAATTGGTTATCGCCAATAAAGAACTTGCTTTTCAAAATAATGAGAAAGAAAAACGCGCAGCTGAATTGGTTATCGCGAACAATGAACTTTCTTTTCAAAATGAAGTCAAAGAAAAACGTGCGGCTGAATTGGTAATTGCCAATAAAGAACTTGCTTTTCAAAATAATGAGAAAGAAAAACGCGCAGCTGAATTGGTTATTGCCAATAAAGAACTTGCTTTTCAAAATAAAGAAAAAGAAAAACAGAAAATTGTAAATAAAGAACTTGAAGCGTTCAACAATATGATGAAATCAGCTTCTTTATACACACTGAGTCTTATAGAAGCCAGTCTTGATCCTTTGGTTACCATCAATTCTGAAGGAAAGATAACCGATATGAACGATGCTTTGACAAATATTACAGGACTGACACGTGAAGAAATAACAGACACTGACTTTCTGGATTATTTTACAGAACCACAAAAAGCACGTGAAGTTTATCAGGAAGTATTCGCAAAAGGATCAGTTGCCGATTCGCCACTTACGATTTGCCATAAAAATGGTAAGCTGACTGATGTACTATTCAACGGATCGGTCTATAAAGATGAAGATGGAAATGTTGACGGAGTAGTGATAGTTGCCAGGGATGTCACTGAACAAAAAAGAATTGCAACAGAACTCAAAGAGGCAATTGTTTTTGCTAAGAAGGCAACAATGATTTCTGAGGAAGCTAAGAATAAGGCAGAAAGAGCCACCCTGATTGCTGAAGATGCCGTGAAAGCAAAACAGCTATTTTTGTCAAATATGAGTCATGAAATCCGAACACCAATGAATGCTATCATCGGATTTACAAAAGTGGTTTTGAAAACCGATCTAACCGCAAAACAAAAAGAATATTTAAAAGCCATAAAATTGAGTGGCGATGCATTGATCGTGCTCATCAACGACATTCTCGATTTGGCAAAAGTCGATTCCGGGAAAATGGTATTTGAGCAAATACCTTTCCGAATGGCCCTGTCCATATCTGCCATGCTTCATTTGTTTGAAACCAAAATTCAGGAAAAAAATTTAAAACTTGTTAAAGAATACGACAAAAATATTCCTGATGTACTGGTTGGTGACCCTGTACGTTTGCACCAAATCATTTTAAACCTGGTCAGTAATGCCGTCAAGTTTACATCGAAAGGGAAAATTACCGTGAGTGTCAAATTGCTGGGAGAAGATGAAGAAAAAGTAAACATTGAATTTGCCGTTACAGATACAGGAATTGGAATTCCTGAAGCCAAAATAGAAAAGATTTTTGAAAACTTTCAGCAGGCATCCAGTGGAACATCACGTTTGTATGGAGGAACCGGATTGGGACTAGCCATCGTTAAACAATTAGTTGAACCGCAGGGTGGAAGCATTCATGTAATAAGCAAAATCAATGAAGGCTCTACATTTAGCTTTACTTTAAGTTTTTTGAAAACAAAAGCCGAAGCTGAAGCAGAAACAGAACTGGTAGAATGGGATGCGGAAATAACGAACATGAAAGTATTGGTAGTTGAAGATATTGCACTTAATCAATTACTGATGAGAACACTTTTAGATGATTTCGGGTTCGATTGTGACATTGCCGACAATGGAAAAATAGCGATCGAAAAAATGCAAACCAATTCCTACGATGTTATTTTAATGGACCTGCAGATGCCCATATTGAACGGATTTGAAGCTACCGAATACATTCGGAACAAAATGAATTCCAAAATCCCCATCATCGCACTAACAGCCGATGTAACAACTGTTGATTTGGCTAAATGCAAAGCTGTTGGTATGAATGATTATATTGCAAAACCTGTTGATGAAAGATTATTATACAGCAAAATGGTAGGATTGGTGAAAAGAACCTCCATAATAGAACCTGATGAGATAATAATAAACGATAGTTTAAATATAAAATGTACTGATCTGGATTATTTGATCCGAAGAACGAAAGCCAATCCGGTATTGATGATGGAAATGATTTCGCTCTATCTGAAACAAACCCCACCTCTGATTTTTGAAATGAAAAAAGCTTTGAAGGATAAAGATTGGAATTCATTATACTCAGCGGTACATAAAATGATTCCATCATTTTCAATCATGGGCATTAGCGCCGATTTCGAAAACATGGCAAAAAAAGTTCAGGAATATGCAAGTACGCAACAACAATCGGAGGGAATCCCGGAAATGGTAAAGCAACTTGAAAAAGTTTGTGTGCAGGCATGTGAAGAATTAGAAAAAGAATTTAATATTATTTTAAAAACACACACTAATGGGTAA
- a CDS encoding AraC family transcriptional regulator, whose translation MVSNRCKMAVKEELKKLQLHFMVVDLGEVEIMEDITVLQREQLKIALLNIGLKLMDDKRSVVIEKIKNVINEMVHHSDEMIRTNFSDFLSEKLNQDYTQLANLFSEVQGTTIAQFIISNKIARIKELIIYGELNLTEIAWKMNYSSVAHLSNQFKKMTGLTPTYFKQMKAKKQTPVEEIEKLN comes from the coding sequence ATGGTGAGCAACCGTTGTAAAATGGCGGTGAAAGAAGAACTGAAAAAACTACAACTGCATTTCATGGTCGTTGATTTAGGTGAAGTTGAGATTATGGAAGACATTACTGTTTTACAGCGTGAGCAATTGAAAATAGCTTTGCTCAACATAGGGCTTAAATTAATGGACGATAAGAGATCTGTTGTGATTGAAAAAATAAAAAATGTGATTAATGAAATGGTCCATCATTCGGATGAAATGATCAGAACAAACTTTTCTGATTTTTTGAGTGAGAAATTAAATCAGGATTATACCCAACTCGCAAATTTGTTTTCCGAAGTACAAGGAACCACCATCGCACAATTCATCATCTCGAATAAAATTGCAAGGATTAAAGAATTGATAATTTATGGCGAACTGAACTTGACGGAAATCGCATGGAAGATGAATTATAGCAGTGTGGCCCATTTATCCAATCAATTTAAAAAAATGACGGGGCTCACACCGACTTATTTTAAACAAATGAAAGCAAAAAAACAGACCCCGGTGGAGGAAATTGAAAAGTTAAATTAA